In the Danio rerio strain Tuebingen ecotype United States chromosome 8, GRCz12tu, whole genome shotgun sequence genome, one interval contains:
- the magi1a gene encoding membrane-associated guanylate kinase, WW and PDZ domain-containing protein 1 isoform X8: MQNAGVEQSELQEDADMNNTFTGDCSRGALRENAAPTYTLNNSMAAAAAAAAASSPINKHPAEQDPLGPMPDHWEMAYTENGEIYFIDHNTKTTSWIDPRCQDKPPKPLEDCEDDEGVHTEELDHDLELPPGWEKIDDPVYGVYYVDHINRKTQYENPVLEARRKKQLDSQRSPEGGRYIREWIEEHSSAGATIGSYVPSHLETYRDPQSHSAPQAPGPKRGKPFFTRNPAELKGTFISTKLLKSRRGFGFTVVGGDEPDEFLQIKSLVLDGPAAVDGKMETGDVIVSVNDTIVLGYTHAQVVKIFQSIPIGSMVQLELCRGYPLPFDPDDPNTSLVTSVAILDKEPIIVNSQEGFEPLPGLAVQMAPGVGSVGVAPGLEPVPYSAVPEDTLLVTADSCLAYSSDVVTLASAIATQPELITVHIEKGDKGFGFTIADSLIGGGQKVKQIVDYPRCRGLKEGDILLEVNKRSVQGLSHNQVVDLLSKCPRGGEVTMLVQRGVLQPKRSPKILQLERKDSQGSSQHSVCSHRSTHTDSPGRQEPSGPQEPPSVPPPPTQPLPVLPAFEGPGPNGTLQRKPDPFKIWAQSRSMYESRLPDSQEQDIFLWRKDTGFGFRILGGNEPGEPIYIGHIVKYGAADEDGRLRSGDELICVDGTAVVGKSHQLVVQLMQQAAKQGHVNLTVRRKTPYGGYKGEMDVPPSPASSHHSSTQAPSLTEEKRTPQGSQNSLNTVSSGSGSTSGIGSGGGGGSGSTVVAPAPATLLPYDVEIQRAENEGFGFVIVSSVSRPDVATTLAGNSCVSMPHKIGRIIECSPADRCGKLKVGDRILAVNSCSITNKSHSDIVNLIKEAGNSVTLRIIPGDETSNASLLTNAEKIATITTTHTQSSTEPRNNKPRAGQCVSYSQDAEFYSVDLERESKGFGFSLRGGKEYNMDLYVLRLAEDGAAGRNGKMRVGDEILEINGESTKNMKHSRAIELIKTGGRWARLVLKRGDGSVPEYDGPNDSYPPSPRPQNNSEVRPLLASGPFYHPSESSYTSEYHSPPQPKQRQLHHRDPEKALGPGLFPSAPHHQPWNNHPSPSPSPDRSKVKKSESESGIAKLFKTLRKEGGFGRKTSNQDLQRRGRKPSTDPQSSSGSQVRSGSLDRSSGRKRNPSPERRRAKSVDRRTSRSYKESSPDRGPQEPLGWTSTPQRSVPMQKEPKTPGRNGFTSSTLGRTPDRGLKNRNALLNSSPKTHLSSGADTLLHRKSDSSSDGSFLEEAATPQLRDYYNALRAASVAGRGQNSPAKRRLYKENHADLSI; encoded by the exons ATGCAGAATGCAGGAGTAGAGCAGAGCGAGCTGCAGGAGGATGCAGACATGAACAACACgtttacag GAGACTGCAGCCGCGGCGCACTCAGAGAGAATGCTGCTCCCACATACACACTGAACAACAGcatggcggcggcggcggcggcggcggcggcgtcGTCGCCCATCAACAAACACCCGGCGGAGCAGGACCCGCTCGGACCCATGCCCGACCACTGGGAGATGGCCTACACCGAGAACGGGGAGATCTACTTCATaga CCACAACACAAAGACCACCTCATGGATAGACCCTCGCTGTCAGGACAAACCGCCCAAACCCCTGGAGGACTGTGAGGATGATG agGGCGTCCATACAGAAGAGCTGGACCATGATCTCG AACTTCCTCCGGGCTGGGAGAAGATTGATGATCCGGTGTACGGCGTCTACTATGTGGA TCATATTAACCGCAAGACGCAGTACGAGAACCCGGTTCTGGAGGCGCGGAGGAAGAAGCAGCTGGACAGCCAACGCTCTCCTGAAGGCGGACGCTACATCAGAG agtGGATAGAGGAGCACTCGTCTGCCGGCGCCACCATCGGCTCCTATGTGCCCAGTCATCTGGAGACGTACAGAGACCCGCAGAGTCACTCAGCTCCACAGGCCCCGGGGCCCAAAC gaggaaAGCCCTTCTTCACTCGTAACCCGGCTGAGCTGAAGGGGACGTTCATTAGCACTAAGCTGCTGAAGAGCAGACGGGGCTTCGGCTTTACTGTAGTCGGCGGAGACGAACCGGACGAGTTCTTGCAGATCAAGAGTCTAGTGCTGGACGGACCCGCCGCAGTGGACGGAAAGATGGAGACAG GTGACGTCATTGTCAGTGTGAACGACACGATCGTGTTGGGATACACTCACGCTCAGGTGGTGAAGATATTCCAGTCCATCCCCATCGGCTCCATGGTCCAGCTGGAGCTGTGTCGCGGATACCCTCTGCCCTTTGACCCCGATGACCCTAACACCAGTCTGGTGACCTCAGTGGCCATCCTGGACAAGGAGCCCATCATCGTCAACAGTCAGGAGGGCTTCGAGCCTCTGCCCGGGCTGGCGGTTCAGATGGCACCCGGCGTGGGGTCGGTGGGTGTGGCTCCGGGTCTGGAACCCGTCCCGTACAGCGCCGTGCCGGAGGACACTCTCCTGGTGACGGCGGACAGCTGCCTGGCCTACTCCAGCGATGTGGTGACCCTCGCCTCAGCCATCGCCACCCAGCCGGAGCTCATCACCGTACACATCGAGAAGGGCGACAAAGGCTTCGGCTTCACCATCGCAGACAGCCTGATTGGCGGAGGACAGAAAGTGAAGCAGATTGTGGATTACCCACGATGCCGAGGGCTGAAGGAGGGCGATATCCTGCTGGAGGTGAACAAGAGGAGCGTGCAGGGCCTGAGCCACAACCAGGTGGTGGATCTGCTCAGTAAATGCCCACGCGGAGGAGAGGTCACCATGCTGGTGCAGAGAG GGGTCCTGCAGCCCAAGAGGAGTCCCAAAATCCTG caGTTGGAGCGTAAGGACAGTCAGGGCAGCTCTCAGCACAGTGTGTGTAGTCAccgcagcacacacacagactctcctGGCCGTCAGGAGCCCTCGGGCCCCCAGGAGCCGCCCTCCGTCCCCCCGCCACCCACCCAGCCGCTGCCCGTCCTGCCAGCCTTTGAGGGCCCCGGACCCAACGGGACGCTGCAGAGGAAGCCGGACCCCTTCAAGATCTGGGCGCAGTCCAGGAGCATGTACGAGAGCCGCT TGCCAGACTCCCAAGAACAAGACATCTTCCTTTGGAGGAAAGACACCGGCTTCGGCTTCCGGATCCTGGGGGGAAATGAACCAGGAGAACCA ATCTACATCGGCCACATCGTGAAGTACGGGGCAGCGGATGAGGACGGCCGGCTGCGCTCCGGGGACGAGCTGATCTGTGTGGATGGGACGGCGGTGGTGGGAAAGTCTCATCAGCTGGTGGTGCAGCTCATGCAGCAGGCGGCCAAACAGGGCCATGTCAACCTGACTGTGCGCCGCAAGACCCCGTATGGAG GGTATAAGGGAGAGATGGACGTCCCGCCGTCCCCGGCCTCGTCTCATCACAGCAGCACGCAGGCGCCGTCTCTGACCGAGGAGAAGCGCACTCCGCAGGGCAGCCAGAACTCTCTGAACACCGTGAGCTCGGGCTCCGGCAGCACCAGTGGCATCGGCAGTGGCGGCGGCGGCGGTAGCGGTAGCACTGTAGTGGCCCCAGCCCCTGCCACCCTGCTGCCCTACGACGTGGAGATCCAGCGCGCGGAGAACGAGGGGTTCGGCTTCGTCATCGTGTCGTCTGTGTCACGGCCTGACGTGGCTACTACACTTG CCGGAAACTCCTGCGTGTCGATGCCTCATAAGATCGGACGGATCATCGAGTGCAGTCCGGCCGACCGCTGCGGGAAGCTGAAGGTGGGAGACCGAATCCTGGCGGTCAACAGCTGCTCCATCACCAACAAATCACACTCCGACATCGTCAACCTGATCAAAGAGGCGGGAAACAGCGTCACACTGCGCATCATTCCTGGAGACG AGACATCAAACGCCTCGCTGCTGACCAACGCTGAGAAGATCGCCACCAtcaccaccacacacacacagagcagcaCGGAGCCCag GAATAATAAGCCCCGGGCCGGGCAGTGTGTGTCCTACAGTCAG gacgCAGAGTTTTATTCAGTGGATCTGGAGCGCGAGAGTAAAGGCTTCGGATTCAGTCTGAGAGGAGGGAAAGAGTACAACATGGACCTGTATGTGCTGCGTCTGGCAGAGGACGGCGCCGCAGGCAGAAACGGCAAGATGAGg GTTGGAGATGAAATTCTGGAGATTAATGGAGAAAGCACAAAGAACATGAAGCATTCTCGAGCCATCGAGCTGATCAAGACGGGCGGCCGCTGGGCGAGGCTGGTGCTGAAGCGAGGAGACGGGTCCGTGCCGGAGTACG ACGGCCCAAATGACAGCTACCCTCCCTCACCCAGGCCACAAAATAATTCGGAAGTGAGGCCCTTACTGGCAAGTGGCCCCTTTTATCATCCGTCCGAGTCCAGCTACACATCTGAATATCACTCCCCACCCCAGCCCAAGCAGCGCCAGCTACACCACAGAGACCCAGAGAAGGCCCTGGGCCCCGGCCTGTTCCCCAGCGCTCCACACCACCAGCCCTGGAACAACCACCCCAGCCCGTCACCATCCCCGGACCGCTCCAAGGTCAAGAAGTCAGAGTCAGAGAGCGGCATCGCCAAGCTCTTCAAGACCCTGAGGAAGGAGGGCGGATTCGGGAGGAAAACCTCCAACCAGGACCTGCAGAGGCGAGGCCGCAAACCGTCCACAGACCCCCAGAGCAGCTCAGGCTCTCAGGTGCGCAGCGGGTCCCTGGACCGCTCCTCCGGCCGAAAGCGCAACCCTTCCCCAGAGCGCCGCCGGGCCAAGTCTGTGGACCGTCGCACCAGCCGCTCCTACAAGGAGTCGTCTCCAGATCGGGGCCCACAGGAACCGCTTGGTTGGACCTCCACCCCTCAGAGGAGCGTCCCGATGCAGAAAGAGCCCAAGACCCCCGGTAGGAACGGCTTCACCTCCAGCACCCTGGGCCGCACTCCTGACCGCGGGCTGAAGAACAGGAACGCTCTGCTGAACAGCTCTCCGAAGACACACCTCAGTAGTGGGGCAGACACACTGCTGCACAGGAAGTCGGACAGCAGCAGCGACGGCAGCTTCCTGGAGGAGGCAGCGACTCCACAGCTGAGAGATTATTATAACGCTCTGAGAGCCGCCAGCGTAGCGGGCCGAGGACAGAACTCTCCGGCAAAGAGACGCCTGTACAAGGAGAACCACGCAGACCTCAGCATCTGA
- the magi1a gene encoding membrane-associated guanylate kinase, WW and PDZ domain-containing protein 1 isoform X11 — protein MQNAGVEQSELQEDADMNNTFTGDCSRGALRENAAPTYTLNNSMAAAAAAAAASSPINKHPAEQDPLGPMPDHWEMAYTENGEIYFIDHNTKTTSWIDPRCQDKPPKPLEDCEDDEEGVHTEELDHDLELPPGWEKIDDPVYGVYYVDHINRKTQYENPVLEARRKKQLDSQRSPEGGRYIREWIEEHSSAGATIGSYVPSHLETYRDPQSHSAPQAPGPKRGKPFFTRNPAELKGTFISTKLLKSRRGFGFTVVGGDEPDEFLQIKSLVLDGPAAVDGKMETGDVIVSVNDTIVLGYTHAQVVKIFQSIPIGSMVQLELCRGYPLPFDPDDPNTSLVTSVAILDKEPIIVNSQEGFEPLPGLAVQMAPGVGSVGVAPGLEPVPYSAVPEDTLLVTADSCLAYSSDVVTLASAIATQPELITVHIEKGDKGFGFTIADSLIGGGQKVKQIVDYPRCRGLKEGDILLEVNKRSVQGLSHNQVVDLLSKCPRGGEVTMLVQRGVLQPKRSPKILQLERKDSQGSSQHSVCSHRSTHTDSPGRQEPSGPQEPPSVPPPPTQPLPVLPAFEGPGPNGTLQRKPDPFKIWAQSRSMYESRLPDSQEQDIFLWRKDTGFGFRILGGNEPGEPIYIGHIVKYGAADEDGRLRSGDELICVDGTAVVGKSHQLVVQLMQQAAKQGHVNLTVRRKTPYGGYKGEMDVPPSPASSHHSSTQAPSLTEEKRTPQGSQNSLNTVSSGSGSTSGIGSGGGGGSGSTVVAPAPATLLPYDVEIQRAENEGFGFVIVSSVSRPDVATTLAGNSCVSMPHKIGRIIECSPADRCGKLKVGDRILAVNSCSITNKSHSDIVNLIKEAGNSVTLRIIPGDETSNASLLTNAEKIATITTTHTQSSTEPRNNKPRAGQCVSYSQDAEFYSVDLERESKGFGFSLRGGKEYNMDLYVLRLAEDGAAGRNGKMRVGDEILEINGESTKNMKHSRAIELIKTGGRWARLVLKRGDGSVPEYAMMAPHLAACLRNDKLGEPCFYLMGQNQATTAQMTATLPHPGHKIIRK, from the exons ATGCAGAATGCAGGAGTAGAGCAGAGCGAGCTGCAGGAGGATGCAGACATGAACAACACgtttacag GAGACTGCAGCCGCGGCGCACTCAGAGAGAATGCTGCTCCCACATACACACTGAACAACAGcatggcggcggcggcggcggcggcggcggcgtcGTCGCCCATCAACAAACACCCGGCGGAGCAGGACCCGCTCGGACCCATGCCCGACCACTGGGAGATGGCCTACACCGAGAACGGGGAGATCTACTTCATaga CCACAACACAAAGACCACCTCATGGATAGACCCTCGCTGTCAGGACAAACCGCCCAAACCCCTGGAGGACTGTGAGGATGATG aagagGGCGTCCATACAGAAGAGCTGGACCATGATCTCG AACTTCCTCCGGGCTGGGAGAAGATTGATGATCCGGTGTACGGCGTCTACTATGTGGA TCATATTAACCGCAAGACGCAGTACGAGAACCCGGTTCTGGAGGCGCGGAGGAAGAAGCAGCTGGACAGCCAACGCTCTCCTGAAGGCGGACGCTACATCAGAG agtGGATAGAGGAGCACTCGTCTGCCGGCGCCACCATCGGCTCCTATGTGCCCAGTCATCTGGAGACGTACAGAGACCCGCAGAGTCACTCAGCTCCACAGGCCCCGGGGCCCAAAC gaggaaAGCCCTTCTTCACTCGTAACCCGGCTGAGCTGAAGGGGACGTTCATTAGCACTAAGCTGCTGAAGAGCAGACGGGGCTTCGGCTTTACTGTAGTCGGCGGAGACGAACCGGACGAGTTCTTGCAGATCAAGAGTCTAGTGCTGGACGGACCCGCCGCAGTGGACGGAAAGATGGAGACAG GTGACGTCATTGTCAGTGTGAACGACACGATCGTGTTGGGATACACTCACGCTCAGGTGGTGAAGATATTCCAGTCCATCCCCATCGGCTCCATGGTCCAGCTGGAGCTGTGTCGCGGATACCCTCTGCCCTTTGACCCCGATGACCCTAACACCAGTCTGGTGACCTCAGTGGCCATCCTGGACAAGGAGCCCATCATCGTCAACAGTCAGGAGGGCTTCGAGCCTCTGCCCGGGCTGGCGGTTCAGATGGCACCCGGCGTGGGGTCGGTGGGTGTGGCTCCGGGTCTGGAACCCGTCCCGTACAGCGCCGTGCCGGAGGACACTCTCCTGGTGACGGCGGACAGCTGCCTGGCCTACTCCAGCGATGTGGTGACCCTCGCCTCAGCCATCGCCACCCAGCCGGAGCTCATCACCGTACACATCGAGAAGGGCGACAAAGGCTTCGGCTTCACCATCGCAGACAGCCTGATTGGCGGAGGACAGAAAGTGAAGCAGATTGTGGATTACCCACGATGCCGAGGGCTGAAGGAGGGCGATATCCTGCTGGAGGTGAACAAGAGGAGCGTGCAGGGCCTGAGCCACAACCAGGTGGTGGATCTGCTCAGTAAATGCCCACGCGGAGGAGAGGTCACCATGCTGGTGCAGAGAG GGGTCCTGCAGCCCAAGAGGAGTCCCAAAATCCTG caGTTGGAGCGTAAGGACAGTCAGGGCAGCTCTCAGCACAGTGTGTGTAGTCAccgcagcacacacacagactctcctGGCCGTCAGGAGCCCTCGGGCCCCCAGGAGCCGCCCTCCGTCCCCCCGCCACCCACCCAGCCGCTGCCCGTCCTGCCAGCCTTTGAGGGCCCCGGACCCAACGGGACGCTGCAGAGGAAGCCGGACCCCTTCAAGATCTGGGCGCAGTCCAGGAGCATGTACGAGAGCCGCT TGCCAGACTCCCAAGAACAAGACATCTTCCTTTGGAGGAAAGACACCGGCTTCGGCTTCCGGATCCTGGGGGGAAATGAACCAGGAGAACCA ATCTACATCGGCCACATCGTGAAGTACGGGGCAGCGGATGAGGACGGCCGGCTGCGCTCCGGGGACGAGCTGATCTGTGTGGATGGGACGGCGGTGGTGGGAAAGTCTCATCAGCTGGTGGTGCAGCTCATGCAGCAGGCGGCCAAACAGGGCCATGTCAACCTGACTGTGCGCCGCAAGACCCCGTATGGAG GGTATAAGGGAGAGATGGACGTCCCGCCGTCCCCGGCCTCGTCTCATCACAGCAGCACGCAGGCGCCGTCTCTGACCGAGGAGAAGCGCACTCCGCAGGGCAGCCAGAACTCTCTGAACACCGTGAGCTCGGGCTCCGGCAGCACCAGTGGCATCGGCAGTGGCGGCGGCGGCGGTAGCGGTAGCACTGTAGTGGCCCCAGCCCCTGCCACCCTGCTGCCCTACGACGTGGAGATCCAGCGCGCGGAGAACGAGGGGTTCGGCTTCGTCATCGTGTCGTCTGTGTCACGGCCTGACGTGGCTACTACACTTG CCGGAAACTCCTGCGTGTCGATGCCTCATAAGATCGGACGGATCATCGAGTGCAGTCCGGCCGACCGCTGCGGGAAGCTGAAGGTGGGAGACCGAATCCTGGCGGTCAACAGCTGCTCCATCACCAACAAATCACACTCCGACATCGTCAACCTGATCAAAGAGGCGGGAAACAGCGTCACACTGCGCATCATTCCTGGAGACG AGACATCAAACGCCTCGCTGCTGACCAACGCTGAGAAGATCGCCACCAtcaccaccacacacacacagagcagcaCGGAGCCCag GAATAATAAGCCCCGGGCCGGGCAGTGTGTGTCCTACAGTCAG gacgCAGAGTTTTATTCAGTGGATCTGGAGCGCGAGAGTAAAGGCTTCGGATTCAGTCTGAGAGGAGGGAAAGAGTACAACATGGACCTGTATGTGCTGCGTCTGGCAGAGGACGGCGCCGCAGGCAGAAACGGCAAGATGAGg GTTGGAGATGAAATTCTGGAGATTAATGGAGAAAGCACAAAGAACATGAAGCATTCTCGAGCCATCGAGCTGATCAAGACGGGCGGCCGCTGGGCGAGGCTGGTGCTGAAGCGAGGAGACGGGTCCGTGCCGGAGTACG CCATGATGGCTCCTCATCTCGCTGCCTGTCTGAGGAACGATAAGCTGGGCGAGCCGTGCTTCTACCTTATGGGTCAAAACCAAGCCACG ACGGCCCAAATGACAGCTACCCTCCCTCACCCAGGCCACAAAATAATTCGGAAGTGA
- the magi1a gene encoding membrane-associated guanylate kinase, WW and PDZ domain-containing protein 1 isoform X7, whose product MQNAGVEQSELQEDADMNNTFTGDCSRGALRENAAPTYTLNNSMAAAAAAAAASSPINKHPAEQDPLGPMPDHWEMAYTENGEIYFIDHNTKTTSWIDPRCQDKPPKPLEDCEDDEEGVHTEELDHDLELPPGWEKIDDPVYGVYYVDHINRKTQYENPVLEARRKKQLDSQRSPEGGRYIREWIEEHSSAGATIGSYVPSHLETYRDPQSHSAPQAPGPKRGKPFFTRNPAELKGTFISTKLLKSRRGFGFTVVGGDEPDEFLQIKSLVLDGPAAVDGKMETGDVIVSVNDTIVLGYTHAQVVKIFQSIPIGSMVQLELCRGYPLPFDPDDPNTSLVTSVAILDKEPIIVNSQEGFEPLPGLAVQMAPGVGSVGVAPGLEPVPYSAVPEDTLLVTADSCLAYSSDVVTLASAIATQPELITVHIEKGDKGFGFTIADSLIGGGQKVKQIVDYPRCRGLKEGDILLEVNKRSVQGLSHNQVVDLLSKCPRGGEVTMLVQRGVLQPKRSPKILQLERKDSQGSSQHSVCSHRSTHTDSPGRQEPSGPQEPPSVPPPPTQPLPVLPAFEGPGPNGTLQRKPDPFKIWAQSRSMYESRLPDSQEQDIFLWRKDTGFGFRILGGNEPGEPIYIGHIVKYGAADEDGRLRSGDELICVDGTAVVGKSHQLVVQLMQQAAKQGHVNLTVRRKTPYGGYKGEMDVPPSPASSHHSSTQAPSLTEEKRTPQGSQNSLNTVSSGSGSTSGIGSGGGGGSGSTVVAPAPATLLPYDVEIQRAENEGFGFVIVSSVSRPDVATTLAGNSCVSMPHKIGRIIECSPADRCGKLKVGDRILAVNSCSITNKSHSDIVNLIKEAGNSVTLRIIPGDETSNASLLTNAEKIATITTTHTQSSTEPRNNKPRAGQCVSYSQDAEFYSVDLERESKGFGFSLRGGKEYNMDLYVLRLAEDGAAGRNGKMRVGDEILEINGESTKNMKHSRAIELIKTGGRWARLVLKRGDGSVPEYDGPNDSYPPSPRPQNNSEVRPLLASGPFYHPSESSYTSEYHSPPQPKQRQLHHRDPEKALGPGLFPSAPHHQPWNNHPSPSPSPDRSKVKKSESESGIAKLFKTLRKEGGFGRKTSNQDLQRRGRKPSTDPQSSSGSQVRSGSLDRSSGRKRNPSPERRRAKSVDRRTSRSYKESSPDRGPQEPLGWTSTPQRSVPMQKEPKTPGRNGFTSSTLGRTPDRGLKNRNALLNSSPKTHLSSGADTLLHRKSDSSSDGSFLEEAATPQLRDYYNALRAASVAGRGQNSPAKRRLYKENHADLSI is encoded by the exons ATGCAGAATGCAGGAGTAGAGCAGAGCGAGCTGCAGGAGGATGCAGACATGAACAACACgtttacag GAGACTGCAGCCGCGGCGCACTCAGAGAGAATGCTGCTCCCACATACACACTGAACAACAGcatggcggcggcggcggcggcggcggcggcgtcGTCGCCCATCAACAAACACCCGGCGGAGCAGGACCCGCTCGGACCCATGCCCGACCACTGGGAGATGGCCTACACCGAGAACGGGGAGATCTACTTCATaga CCACAACACAAAGACCACCTCATGGATAGACCCTCGCTGTCAGGACAAACCGCCCAAACCCCTGGAGGACTGTGAGGATGATG aagagGGCGTCCATACAGAAGAGCTGGACCATGATCTCG AACTTCCTCCGGGCTGGGAGAAGATTGATGATCCGGTGTACGGCGTCTACTATGTGGA TCATATTAACCGCAAGACGCAGTACGAGAACCCGGTTCTGGAGGCGCGGAGGAAGAAGCAGCTGGACAGCCAACGCTCTCCTGAAGGCGGACGCTACATCAGAG agtGGATAGAGGAGCACTCGTCTGCCGGCGCCACCATCGGCTCCTATGTGCCCAGTCATCTGGAGACGTACAGAGACCCGCAGAGTCACTCAGCTCCACAGGCCCCGGGGCCCAAAC gaggaaAGCCCTTCTTCACTCGTAACCCGGCTGAGCTGAAGGGGACGTTCATTAGCACTAAGCTGCTGAAGAGCAGACGGGGCTTCGGCTTTACTGTAGTCGGCGGAGACGAACCGGACGAGTTCTTGCAGATCAAGAGTCTAGTGCTGGACGGACCCGCCGCAGTGGACGGAAAGATGGAGACAG GTGACGTCATTGTCAGTGTGAACGACACGATCGTGTTGGGATACACTCACGCTCAGGTGGTGAAGATATTCCAGTCCATCCCCATCGGCTCCATGGTCCAGCTGGAGCTGTGTCGCGGATACCCTCTGCCCTTTGACCCCGATGACCCTAACACCAGTCTGGTGACCTCAGTGGCCATCCTGGACAAGGAGCCCATCATCGTCAACAGTCAGGAGGGCTTCGAGCCTCTGCCCGGGCTGGCGGTTCAGATGGCACCCGGCGTGGGGTCGGTGGGTGTGGCTCCGGGTCTGGAACCCGTCCCGTACAGCGCCGTGCCGGAGGACACTCTCCTGGTGACGGCGGACAGCTGCCTGGCCTACTCCAGCGATGTGGTGACCCTCGCCTCAGCCATCGCCACCCAGCCGGAGCTCATCACCGTACACATCGAGAAGGGCGACAAAGGCTTCGGCTTCACCATCGCAGACAGCCTGATTGGCGGAGGACAGAAAGTGAAGCAGATTGTGGATTACCCACGATGCCGAGGGCTGAAGGAGGGCGATATCCTGCTGGAGGTGAACAAGAGGAGCGTGCAGGGCCTGAGCCACAACCAGGTGGTGGATCTGCTCAGTAAATGCCCACGCGGAGGAGAGGTCACCATGCTGGTGCAGAGAG GGGTCCTGCAGCCCAAGAGGAGTCCCAAAATCCTG caGTTGGAGCGTAAGGACAGTCAGGGCAGCTCTCAGCACAGTGTGTGTAGTCAccgcagcacacacacagactctcctGGCCGTCAGGAGCCCTCGGGCCCCCAGGAGCCGCCCTCCGTCCCCCCGCCACCCACCCAGCCGCTGCCCGTCCTGCCAGCCTTTGAGGGCCCCGGACCCAACGGGACGCTGCAGAGGAAGCCGGACCCCTTCAAGATCTGGGCGCAGTCCAGGAGCATGTACGAGAGCCGCT TGCCAGACTCCCAAGAACAAGACATCTTCCTTTGGAGGAAAGACACCGGCTTCGGCTTCCGGATCCTGGGGGGAAATGAACCAGGAGAACCA ATCTACATCGGCCACATCGTGAAGTACGGGGCAGCGGATGAGGACGGCCGGCTGCGCTCCGGGGACGAGCTGATCTGTGTGGATGGGACGGCGGTGGTGGGAAAGTCTCATCAGCTGGTGGTGCAGCTCATGCAGCAGGCGGCCAAACAGGGCCATGTCAACCTGACTGTGCGCCGCAAGACCCCGTATGGAG GGTATAAGGGAGAGATGGACGTCCCGCCGTCCCCGGCCTCGTCTCATCACAGCAGCACGCAGGCGCCGTCTCTGACCGAGGAGAAGCGCACTCCGCAGGGCAGCCAGAACTCTCTGAACACCGTGAGCTCGGGCTCCGGCAGCACCAGTGGCATCGGCAGTGGCGGCGGCGGCGGTAGCGGTAGCACTGTAGTGGCCCCAGCCCCTGCCACCCTGCTGCCCTACGACGTGGAGATCCAGCGCGCGGAGAACGAGGGGTTCGGCTTCGTCATCGTGTCGTCTGTGTCACGGCCTGACGTGGCTACTACACTTG CCGGAAACTCCTGCGTGTCGATGCCTCATAAGATCGGACGGATCATCGAGTGCAGTCCGGCCGACCGCTGCGGGAAGCTGAAGGTGGGAGACCGAATCCTGGCGGTCAACAGCTGCTCCATCACCAACAAATCACACTCCGACATCGTCAACCTGATCAAAGAGGCGGGAAACAGCGTCACACTGCGCATCATTCCTGGAGACG AGACATCAAACGCCTCGCTGCTGACCAACGCTGAGAAGATCGCCACCAtcaccaccacacacacacagagcagcaCGGAGCCCag GAATAATAAGCCCCGGGCCGGGCAGTGTGTGTCCTACAGTCAG gacgCAGAGTTTTATTCAGTGGATCTGGAGCGCGAGAGTAAAGGCTTCGGATTCAGTCTGAGAGGAGGGAAAGAGTACAACATGGACCTGTATGTGCTGCGTCTGGCAGAGGACGGCGCCGCAGGCAGAAACGGCAAGATGAGg GTTGGAGATGAAATTCTGGAGATTAATGGAGAAAGCACAAAGAACATGAAGCATTCTCGAGCCATCGAGCTGATCAAGACGGGCGGCCGCTGGGCGAGGCTGGTGCTGAAGCGAGGAGACGGGTCCGTGCCGGAGTACG ACGGCCCAAATGACAGCTACCCTCCCTCACCCAGGCCACAAAATAATTCGGAAGTGAGGCCCTTACTGGCAAGTGGCCCCTTTTATCATCCGTCCGAGTCCAGCTACACATCTGAATATCACTCCCCACCCCAGCCCAAGCAGCGCCAGCTACACCACAGAGACCCAGAGAAGGCCCTGGGCCCCGGCCTGTTCCCCAGCGCTCCACACCACCAGCCCTGGAACAACCACCCCAGCCCGTCACCATCCCCGGACCGCTCCAAGGTCAAGAAGTCAGAGTCAGAGAGCGGCATCGCCAAGCTCTTCAAGACCCTGAGGAAGGAGGGCGGATTCGGGAGGAAAACCTCCAACCAGGACCTGCAGAGGCGAGGCCGCAAACCGTCCACAGACCCCCAGAGCAGCTCAGGCTCTCAGGTGCGCAGCGGGTCCCTGGACCGCTCCTCCGGCCGAAAGCGCAACCCTTCCCCAGAGCGCCGCCGGGCCAAGTCTGTGGACCGTCGCACCAGCCGCTCCTACAAGGAGTCGTCTCCAGATCGGGGCCCACAGGAACCGCTTGGTTGGACCTCCACCCCTCAGAGGAGCGTCCCGATGCAGAAAGAGCCCAAGACCCCCGGTAGGAACGGCTTCACCTCCAGCACCCTGGGCCGCACTCCTGACCGCGGGCTGAAGAACAGGAACGCTCTGCTGAACAGCTCTCCGAAGACACACCTCAGTAGTGGGGCAGACACACTGCTGCACAGGAAGTCGGACAGCAGCAGCGACGGCAGCTTCCTGGAGGAGGCAGCGACTCCACAGCTGAGAGATTATTATAACGCTCTGAGAGCCGCCAGCGTAGCGGGCCGAGGACAGAACTCTCCGGCAAAGAGACGCCTGTACAAGGAGAACCACGCAGACCTCAGCATCTGA